Proteins encoded together in one Shewanella oneidensis MR-1 window:
- the tuf gene encoding elongation factor Tu, which translates to MAKAKFERSKPHVNVGTIGHVDHGKTTLTAAISHVLAKTYGGEAKDFSQIDNAPEERERGITINTSHIEYDTPSRHYAHVDCPGHADYVKNMITGAAQMDGAILVVASTDGPMPQTREHILLSRQVGVPFIIVFMNKCDMVDDAELLELVEMEVRELLSEYDFPGDDLPVIQGSALKALEGEPEWEAKILELAAALDSYIPEPERDIDKPFLMPIEDVFSISGRGTVVTGRVERGIVRVGDEVEIVGIRTTTKTTCTGVEMFRKLLDEGRAGENCGILLRGTKRDDVERGQVLSKPGSINPHTTFESEVYVLSKEEGGRHTPFFKGYRPQFYFRTTDVTGTIELPEGVEMVMPGDNIKMVVTLICPIAMDEGLRFAIREGGRTVGAGVVAKIIA; encoded by the coding sequence GTGGCAAAAGCTAAATTTGAACGTAGTAAGCCTCACGTAAACGTGGGCACCATCGGTCACGTTGACCATGGTAAAACCACTCTGACTGCAGCTATCTCTCACGTACTGGCTAAGACCTACGGTGGTGAAGCTAAAGACTTCTCTCAAATCGATAACGCTCCAGAAGAGCGTGAGCGCGGTATTACCATCAATACCTCTCACATCGAATATGACACGCCTTCACGCCACTACGCACACGTAGACTGCCCAGGCCACGCTGACTATGTTAAAAACATGATCACTGGTGCTGCACAGATGGACGGCGCGATATTAGTAGTTGCTTCTACAGACGGTCCAATGCCACAAACGCGTGAGCACATCCTGCTGTCTCGCCAAGTAGGCGTACCATTCATCATCGTATTCATGAACAAATGTGACATGGTTGACGATGCTGAGCTGTTAGAATTAGTCGAAATGGAAGTACGTGAACTGTTATCAGAATACGACTTCCCAGGTGATGACTTACCCGTAATCCAAGGTTCAGCTCTGAAAGCGCTAGAAGGCGAGCCAGAGTGGGAAGCGAAGATCCTTGAGCTGGCAGCAGCTTTAGACTCTTACATTCCAGAACCAGAGCGTGATATCGATAAGCCATTCCTGATGCCAATCGAAGACGTATTCTCAATCTCTGGCCGTGGTACAGTAGTAACTGGTCGTGTTGAGCGCGGTATCGTACGTGTTGGTGATGAAGTAGAAATCGTAGGTATCCGTACTACTACTAAGACTACCTGTACTGGTGTTGAAATGTTCCGTAAGCTGCTTGACGAAGGTCGTGCAGGTGAGAACTGTGGTATTTTATTACGTGGTACTAAGCGTGATGACGTGGAACGTGGTCAAGTATTATCTAAGCCAGGTTCAATCAACCCACACACCACTTTTGAATCAGAAGTCTACGTACTGTCAAAAGAAGAAGGTGGTCGTCACACGCCATTCTTCAAAGGCTACCGTCCACAGTTCTACTTCCGTACAACTGACGTAACCGGTACTATCGAACTGCCAGAAGGCGTAGAGATGGTAATGCCTGGTGACAACATTAAGATGGTTGTAACGCTGATCTGCCCAATCGCGATGGACGAAGGTTTACGCTTCGCAATCCGCGAAGGTGGCCGTACAGTAGGCGCTGGTGTAGTAGCTAAGATCATTGCTTAA
- the rplV gene encoding 50S ribosomal protein L22, whose amino-acid sequence MEVLAKHRFARTSAQKARLVADQIRGLPVAKALEILTFSPKKAAVLVKKVLDSAIANAEHNEGADIDELKVGAVFVDEGPTMKRIMPRAKGRADRIMKRTSHITVVVSDR is encoded by the coding sequence ATGGAAGTTTTAGCTAAACATCGTTTTGCCCGTACGTCTGCGCAGAAGGCTCGTCTCGTTGCTGATCAAATTCGTGGTTTGCCTGTTGCTAAGGCCCTCGAGATTTTGACTTTCAGCCCAAAGAAAGCCGCCGTACTGGTTAAAAAAGTACTTGACTCAGCTATCGCAAACGCCGAACACAACGAAGGCGCGGATATTGATGAGCTAAAAGTAGGCGCCGTCTTCGTTGACGAGGGTCCAACTATGAAGCGTATCATGCCACGTGCTAAAGGCCGCGCTGATCGTATCATGAAGCGTACCAGCCACATCACTGTGGTTGTATCAGATCGCTAG
- the rplR gene encoding 50S ribosomal protein L18, producing the protein MDKKTSRLRRAIRARKKIQELGVNRLVVHRTPRHIYAQVINPEAQVVAAASTVEKAVKEQLKSTGNVDAAKAVGKFVAERAIEKGVTNVAFDRSGFKYHGRVAALADAAREAGLQF; encoded by the coding sequence ATGGATAAGAAAACATCTCGCTTACGTCGCGCTATTCGCGCTCGTAAGAAGATCCAAGAGCTGGGCGTGAACCGTCTGGTTGTACATCGTACACCGCGTCACATTTATGCTCAGGTGATCAATCCTGAAGCTCAGGTGGTGGCAGCTGCTTCAACCGTGGAAAAAGCGGTTAAAGAGCAACTGAAGAGTACCGGTAACGTAGACGCGGCTAAAGCAGTAGGTAAGTTTGTTGCTGAGCGCGCGATCGAAAAAGGCGTAACGAATGTTGCGTTCGATCGTTCTGGTTTCAAGTATCACGGTCGTGTAGCTGCTCTAGCAGATGCTGCTCGTGAAGCTGGCCTCCAGTTCTAA
- the rplF gene encoding 50S ribosomal protein L6 yields the protein MSRVAKAPVSIPAGVEVTLNEQTLTVKGAKGSLTRVINNAVNVVIENGVIKFLPVEGAVGAWAQAGTTRALVNNMVVGVSQGFERKLKLVGVGYRAKLVGADIDLTLGFSHPLVHKLPAGVTAECPSQTDIVLRGVDKQLIGQVAAEIRGYRPPEPYKGKGVRYDDEEVRRKEAKKK from the coding sequence ATGTCTCGTGTAGCAAAAGCACCAGTATCTATTCCAGCTGGCGTAGAGGTGACCTTAAACGAACAGACCCTGACCGTCAAAGGCGCGAAAGGAAGTCTGACTCGAGTGATCAACAATGCGGTCAATGTTGTTATTGAAAATGGCGTGATTAAATTCCTTCCTGTTGAGGGCGCTGTTGGCGCTTGGGCACAGGCTGGTACAACACGTGCATTAGTAAACAACATGGTTGTTGGTGTATCTCAAGGTTTTGAGCGTAAATTAAAGTTAGTTGGCGTTGGTTACCGTGCGAAACTCGTCGGTGCTGACATTGACCTGACTTTAGGTTTCTCTCATCCGTTAGTACACAAACTGCCCGCAGGCGTTACTGCAGAGTGCCCTAGCCAAACTGACATCGTCCTACGTGGCGTTGATAAACAGTTAATTGGCCAAGTCGCTGCTGAGATTCGCGGATACCGTCCACCAGAGCCATACAAAGGCAAGGGTGTTCGCTATGACGACGAAGAAGTACGCCGTAAAGAGGCTAAGAAGAAGTAG
- the rplN gene encoding 50S ribosomal protein L14 yields MIQMQSTLDVACNSGARRVQCIKVLGGSHRRYAGIGDIIKVSVKEAIPRAKAKKGDVYNAVVVRTKKGVRRPDGSVIRFDRNAAVLLNNNLQPIGTRIFGPVTRELRNEQFMKIVSLAPEVL; encoded by the coding sequence ATGATCCAAATGCAATCGACTCTTGACGTCGCATGTAACAGCGGCGCACGCAGAGTTCAGTGTATTAAGGTCTTGGGTGGCTCTCATCGTCGTTATGCCGGTATCGGCGACATCATCAAAGTTTCTGTTAAAGAAGCAATTCCTCGCGCTAAAGCGAAGAAAGGTGATGTGTATAACGCGGTGGTAGTCCGTACTAAGAAAGGCGTACGTCGTCCAGACGGTTCTGTCATTCGCTTCGATCGGAATGCAGCTGTTCTTTTGAACAACAACCTGCAGCCGATTGGTACTCGTATCTTTGGACCAGTGACACGTGAATTGCGTAATGAGCAATTTATGAAAATTGTCTCGCTGGCACCAGAAGTACTGTAA
- the rpsH gene encoding 30S ribosomal protein S8 has translation MSMQDPIADMLTRIRNGQAANKVSVKMPSAKLKVAIAKLLKEEGYIADYAVADEAKPELEITLKYFQGQPVVETIQRVSRPGLRIYKGKNELPKVMGGLGVAIVSTSKGLMTDRAARLAGMGGEVICYVA, from the coding sequence ATGAGCATGCAAGATCCTATTGCGGATATGTTAACCCGTATTCGTAACGGCCAAGCTGCTAACAAAGTATCTGTGAAGATGCCTTCTGCTAAGCTGAAAGTCGCTATTGCGAAACTGCTTAAAGAAGAAGGTTACATCGCTGATTACGCCGTAGCAGATGAAGCCAAGCCTGAATTGGAAATTACGTTAAAGTACTTCCAAGGCCAACCAGTCGTTGAGACTATCCAGCGTGTAAGCCGTCCTGGTCTTCGTATTTACAAAGGTAAAAACGAACTTCCTAAAGTGATGGGCGGACTGGGTGTCGCAATTGTGTCCACTTCTAAAGGCCTGATGACTGATCGTGCCGCCCGCCTTGCAGGCATGGGTGGCGAGGTTATCTGCTACGTAGCATAA
- the rpsJ gene encoding 30S ribosomal protein S10: MQNQRIRIRLKGFDHRLIDQSTAEIVETAKRTGAQVRGPIPLPTRKERYTVLISPHVNKDARDQYELRTHKRLVDIVEPTEKTVDALMRLDLAAGVDVQISLG; this comes from the coding sequence ATGCAGAACCAAAGAATCCGTATCCGCTTAAAAGGGTTTGATCATCGCTTAATTGATCAGTCTACAGCGGAAATCGTTGAAACTGCTAAGCGTACTGGCGCCCAAGTACGTGGTCCTATTCCACTACCTACGCGCAAAGAGCGTTATACCGTTTTGATCTCTCCGCACGTTAATAAAGATGCTCGTGACCAGTACGAATTACGTACTCACAAGCGCCTGGTTGACATCGTAGAGCCAACTGAAAAGACTGTAGACGCTCTAATGCGTTTAGATCTTGCGGCTGGTGTCGACGTACAGATTAGCTTGGGTTAA
- the rplD gene encoding 50S ribosomal protein L4 — translation MELVLKDAQSALEVSETTFGRDFNEALVHQVVVAYAANARQGTRAQKTRAEVTGSGKKPWRQKGTGRARAGGVKGPIWRGGGVTFAAKTQDHSQKVNKKMYRGALKSILSELVRQDRLVVVESFSVEAPKTKELKAKLKAMNLEDVLIVTSEVDENLFLAARNLYKVDVRDVAGLDPVSLIAFNTVLVTADAVKQIEEMLA, via the coding sequence ATGGAATTGGTATTGAAAGACGCGCAAAGCGCTCTTGAAGTTTCCGAAACTACCTTCGGCCGTGACTTTAACGAGGCACTGGTTCATCAGGTAGTTGTAGCATACGCTGCAAACGCGCGTCAGGGCACTCGTGCTCAAAAGACTCGTGCGGAAGTAACTGGCTCTGGCAAAAAGCCATGGCGCCAAAAAGGCACTGGCCGCGCTCGTGCGGGTGGTGTTAAGGGCCCAATCTGGCGTGGCGGTGGCGTAACTTTCGCTGCTAAAACTCAAGATCACAGCCAAAAAGTAAACAAGAAGATGTACCGCGGCGCGCTGAAAAGCATTCTGTCTGAGCTGGTACGTCAAGACCGTCTGGTGGTTGTTGAATCATTCAGCGTTGAAGCTCCTAAAACTAAAGAGCTGAAAGCTAAACTGAAAGCAATGAACTTAGAAGACGTGTTAATTGTGACTTCAGAAGTTGACGAGAATTTATTCTTAGCAGCTCGCAACCTGTACAAGGTTGACGTTCGTGACGTTGCGGGTCTAGACCCAGTAAGTCTAATCGCGTTCAACACAGTGCTTGTGACTGCTGATGCAGTTAAGCAAATCGAGGAGATGCTAGCATGA
- the rplP gene encoding 50S ribosomal protein L16, with protein MLQPKRMKFRKMFKGRNRGLANGTEVSFGTFGLKAVGRGRLTARQIESARRAMTRHIKRQGQIWIRVFPDKPITSKPLEVRMGKGKGNVEYWVCQIQPGKVLYEMNGVSEVIAREAFALAAAKLPIKTTFVTKTVM; from the coding sequence ATGCTGCAACCTAAACGTATGAAGTTTCGCAAGATGTTCAAAGGCCGCAACCGCGGTCTAGCGAACGGTACCGAAGTTAGCTTTGGTACTTTTGGTCTGAAAGCAGTCGGCCGTGGTCGTTTAACTGCACGTCAGATCGAATCTGCACGTCGTGCCATGACACGTCACATTAAGCGTCAGGGACAAATTTGGATTCGAGTTTTCCCGGACAAACCTATTACCTCTAAGCCTCTTGAAGTGCGTATGGGTAAAGGTAAAGGTAACGTTGAATACTGGGTATGTCAGATTCAACCTGGTAAGGTTCTTTATGAGATGAATGGTGTTTCTGAAGTGATCGCTCGTGAAGCGTTTGCTTTAGCTGCTGCCAAGCTTCCAATCAAGACTACCTTCGTAACTAAGACGGTGATGTAA
- the rpmC gene encoding 50S ribosomal protein L29: MKASELREKSVEELNAELLGLLREQFNLRMQHATGQLTQTHQLKLVRRNIARVKTIITSKAGA; this comes from the coding sequence ATGAAAGCGAGCGAACTAAGAGAAAAGAGCGTTGAAGAACTGAACGCTGAACTACTTGGTCTGCTGCGTGAGCAGTTCAACCTGCGTATGCAACACGCCACTGGTCAGTTGACTCAGACTCATCAACTGAAATTAGTGCGCCGTAATATTGCGCGCGTTAAGACCATTATTACTTCTAAGGCGGGTGCATAA
- the rpsQ gene encoding 30S ribosomal protein S17, translating into MSDKIRTLQGRVTSNKMDKTITVAIERQVKHPIYGKYIKRTTKIHAHDEANQCNEGDVVAIRECRPLSKTKSWTLVEVVSKA; encoded by the coding sequence ATGTCTGATAAAATCCGTACTTTGCAAGGTCGTGTCACTAGCAACAAAATGGATAAAACCATTACTGTAGCTATCGAACGCCAAGTGAAACACCCAATCTATGGGAAATACATTAAGCGTACGACTAAGATCCATGCACATGACGAAGCTAATCAGTGCAATGAAGGTGACGTAGTCGCGATTCGCGAATGTCGTCCTTTGTCTAAGACTAAATCTTGGACCCTGGTTGAAGTAGTATCAAAGGCCTAA
- the rpsC gene encoding 30S ribosomal protein S3, giving the protein MGQKVHPNGIRLGITKPWISTWYADKSDYANNLNSDWEVRKYLADKLQAASVSKIVIERPAKSIRVTIHTARPGVVIGKKGEDVEVLRAAVSKLAGTPAQINIAEIRKPELDAKLVADSIAQQLERRVMFRRAMKRAVQNAMRIGAQGIKVEVSGRLGGAEIARSEWYREGRVPLHTLRADIDYSTSESHTQYGVIGIKVWIFKGEVLDGMLPQIEEPKQQQPKRKPRGK; this is encoded by the coding sequence ATGGGACAGAAAGTACATCCTAATGGTATCCGTCTGGGTATCACCAAGCCTTGGATCTCTACCTGGTACGCAGATAAGTCAGATTATGCAAATAACCTGAACAGCGACTGGGAAGTGCGTAAGTATCTTGCAGACAAACTGCAAGCTGCGTCAGTATCTAAGATTGTTATTGAACGCCCAGCGAAAAGCATCCGCGTTACTATTCACACTGCCCGTCCAGGCGTTGTGATCGGTAAGAAAGGTGAAGACGTTGAAGTATTGCGTGCTGCAGTTTCAAAACTGGCTGGCACTCCTGCTCAAATTAACATCGCTGAGATCCGTAAACCTGAGCTAGATGCCAAGTTAGTTGCTGACTCTATTGCACAGCAATTAGAGCGCCGTGTTATGTTCCGTCGCGCGATGAAGCGTGCGGTACAAAACGCAATGCGTATTGGTGCTCAAGGTATCAAAGTTGAAGTTAGTGGCCGTTTAGGCGGTGCTGAGATTGCGCGCTCTGAGTGGTACCGTGAAGGTCGTGTACCTTTGCACACACTGCGTGCTGATATCGACTATTCAACCTCTGAAAGTCACACTCAATACGGTGTGATTGGTATTAAAGTTTGGATCTTCAAAGGTGAAGTTCTGGACGGAATGCTGCCACAGATTGAAGAGCCGAAACAGCAGCAACCTAAGCGCAAGCCTCGTGGTAAATAG
- the rplC gene encoding 50S ribosomal protein L3, whose translation MAIGLIGRKVGMTRIFTEDGVSIPVTVIEVAGNRVTQVKTLETDGYRALQVTTGTKKANRITKPEAGHFAKSGVEAGRGLWELRLADGEGEGIEVGAELNVGIFADVAKVDVTGQSKGKGFQGGVKRWNFRTQDMTHGNSLSHRSNGSIGQNQTPGRVFKGKKMSGHMGAERVTTQNLDVVRVDVERNLLLVKGAVPGATNGDLIIKPAVKA comes from the coding sequence ATGGCTATCGGTCTTATTGGTCGTAAAGTTGGTATGACTCGCATCTTCACTGAAGATGGTGTTTCTATACCTGTTACAGTAATTGAAGTTGCTGGCAACCGTGTTACTCAAGTGAAAACTTTAGAAACTGACGGTTACCGCGCACTTCAAGTTACTACTGGTACCAAAAAAGCCAATCGCATCACTAAACCAGAAGCAGGTCACTTTGCTAAGAGCGGCGTTGAAGCCGGTCGTGGACTGTGGGAATTGCGTCTGGCAGACGGTGAAGGCGAAGGCATTGAAGTTGGTGCTGAGCTAAACGTAGGTATCTTCGCTGATGTAGCGAAAGTTGACGTTACTGGTCAATCTAAAGGTAAAGGTTTCCAAGGCGGTGTTAAGCGCTGGAACTTCCGTACTCAAGATATGACACACGGTAACTCTTTGTCGCACCGTTCGAACGGTTCTATCGGTCAGAACCAAACGCCTGGTCGCGTATTTAAAGGCAAGAAAATGTCAGGCCACATGGGTGCCGAGCGTGTTACTACTCAAAATCTAGACGTTGTACGTGTAGATGTTGAACGTAACCTGCTACTGGTTAAAGGTGCTGTTCCGGGCGCAACTAATGGCGACCTGATCATCAAGCCTGCAGTTAAAGCTTAA
- the rpmD gene encoding 50S ribosomal protein L30: protein MATKTVKVTQTKSGIGRLPKHRATLTGLGLRRIGHTVELEDTPSVRGMINKVYYMVKVED, encoded by the coding sequence ATGGCAACTAAAACTGTAAAAGTTACTCAAACTAAAAGTGGTATCGGTCGTTTACCAAAGCACCGTGCTACCCTAACGGGTCTTGGTTTGCGTCGCATTGGTCACACTGTTGAATTAGAAGATACTCCTTCTGTTCGCGGTATGATCAACAAGGTCTACTACATGGTTAAGGTGGAGGATTAA
- the rpsE gene encoding 30S ribosomal protein S5 has protein sequence MAKLEAQQKDDLQEKLIAVNRVSKVVKGGRIFSFTALTVVGDGNGKVGYGYGKAREVPAAIQKAMEKARRNMVTVELNAGTLHHPVKGRHTGSRVYMQPASQGTGIIAGGAMRAVLEVAGVHNVLSKAYGSTNPINIVRATVDALVHMKSPSQIAAKRGLNVDEIRG, from the coding sequence ATGGCTAAATTAGAAGCTCAGCAAAAAGACGATCTGCAAGAGAAATTAATTGCAGTTAATCGTGTTTCTAAAGTAGTTAAGGGCGGTCGTATCTTTAGCTTCACAGCACTAACAGTAGTGGGTGACGGTAATGGTAAGGTCGGCTACGGCTATGGTAAAGCGCGCGAAGTTCCAGCAGCAATTCAAAAAGCTATGGAAAAAGCCCGTCGTAATATGGTGACCGTTGAGTTGAATGCAGGTACTCTGCATCACCCAGTTAAAGGTCGTCATACTGGTTCACGTGTATACATGCAACCAGCATCACAGGGTACCGGTATTATCGCCGGTGGCGCAATGCGTGCCGTATTGGAAGTTGCAGGCGTTCATAACGTTCTGTCTAAAGCATACGGTTCTACTAACCCGATCAACATCGTTCGCGCGACTGTCGATGCATTGGTGCACATGAAGTCACCTTCGCAAATCGCAGCTAAGCGTGGCCTGAATGTTGACGAAATTCGGGGGTAA
- the rpsS gene encoding 30S ribosomal protein S19, which produces MPRSLKKGPFIDLHLLKKVEKAMEAGDKKPIKTWSRRSMIIPNMIGLTIAVHNGRQHVPVFVTDEMIGHKLGEFSPTRTYRGHAADKKAKKR; this is translated from the coding sequence ATGCCACGTTCTCTCAAGAAAGGTCCCTTCATTGACCTGCACTTGCTGAAGAAGGTAGAGAAAGCGATGGAAGCCGGTGACAAGAAGCCTATTAAGACTTGGTCACGTCGCTCTATGATCATTCCAAATATGATTGGTTTGACCATCGCTGTCCATAATGGTCGTCAGCACGTTCCTGTGTTCGTAACTGACGAAATGATCGGCCACAAACTTGGTGAATTCTCACCAACTCGCACTTATCGCGGCCATGCTGCTGATAAGAAAGCGAAGAAGCGTTAA
- the rpsN gene encoding 30S ribosomal protein S14 — translation MAKTSMKAREAKRAQLVAKFAEKRAALKVIIASPASSDEDRWDAVLKLQALPRDSSASRQRNRCNQTGRPHGFLRKFGLSRIKLREATMRGEVPGLRKASW, via the coding sequence ATGGCAAAAACATCAATGAAAGCACGTGAAGCAAAGCGTGCACAGCTCGTAGCTAAGTTCGCTGAAAAGCGCGCTGCTCTGAAAGTGATTATTGCAAGTCCAGCTTCTTCTGATGAAGATCGTTGGGATGCAGTATTAAAGCTGCAAGCTCTACCACGTGATTCCAGCGCATCGCGTCAACGCAATCGTTGTAATCAAACTGGTCGCCCACATGGTTTCCTACGTAAGTTCGGCTTAAGCCGTATCAAATTACGTGAAGCAACCATGCGTGGTGAAGTTCCTGGCCTGCGTAAGGCTAGCTGGTAA
- the rplB gene encoding 50S ribosomal protein L2, protein MAVIKCKPTSPGRRHVVKVVNSDLHKGKPFAGLLAKKSKSGGRNNTGRITVRHVGGGHKQHYRLIDFKRDKDGIPAKIERLEYDPNRTAHIALVLYADGERRYILAAKGMQAGDKIQSGVEAEIKTGNAMPLRNIPVGSVVHAVEMKPGKGAQIARSAGAYVQVVARDGAYATLRLRSGEMRKVPVDCRATFGEVGNAEHMLRQLGKAGAKRWRGIRPTVRGVAMNPVDHPHGGGEGRTSGGRHPVTPWGVPTKGYKTRSNKRTDKYIVRRRNK, encoded by the coding sequence ATGGCAGTTATTAAGTGTAAGCCAACCTCTCCAGGTCGTCGCCACGTAGTTAAAGTGGTGAACTCTGACCTGCATAAGGGTAAACCCTTTGCTGGCCTGTTGGCAAAAAAATCTAAAAGTGGTGGCCGTAACAATACTGGCCGTATCACTGTTCGTCACGTTGGTGGCGGTCACAAGCAGCATTACCGTTTAATCGACTTCAAACGCGATAAAGACGGTATCCCTGCAAAAATTGAGCGTCTGGAATACGATCCAAACCGTACTGCGCACATCGCTTTAGTACTGTATGCGGATGGTGAGCGTCGTTATATTCTTGCTGCCAAAGGTATGCAAGCTGGCGATAAAATCCAGTCTGGTGTTGAAGCCGAAATCAAAACCGGTAACGCAATGCCACTGCGCAACATTCCAGTAGGTTCTGTTGTGCACGCTGTAGAAATGAAGCCTGGTAAAGGTGCTCAGATCGCGCGTTCAGCGGGTGCTTATGTGCAAGTTGTTGCTCGTGATGGCGCATATGCAACTTTACGTCTTCGCTCTGGCGAAATGCGCAAAGTGCCAGTTGATTGCCGCGCAACATTTGGTGAAGTTGGTAATGCCGAACACATGCTACGCCAGTTAGGTAAAGCAGGTGCTAAGCGCTGGAGAGGCATTCGCCCAACAGTTCGCGGTGTTGCAATGAACCCGGTAGACCATCCACACGGTGGTGGTGAAGGCCGTACTTCTGGTGGTCGTCACCCAGTGACTCCATGGGGTGTGCCAACTAAGGGTTATAAGACCCGTAGTAACAAGCGCACTGACAAGTACATCGTACGTCGTCGTAATAAATAG
- the rplW gene encoding 50S ribosomal protein L23, with protein MIREERLLKVILAPHISEKSTVNAEKHNTVVFRVAIDATKAEIKAAVAKLFEVEVESVRTLVSKGKTKRTGGRTGRRSDWKKAYVTLAAGADIDFVGGAE; from the coding sequence ATGATCCGCGAAGAACGTTTGCTAAAAGTAATTCTTGCTCCTCACATCTCTGAAAAGAGCACTGTGAATGCTGAGAAGCACAACACTGTTGTTTTCCGCGTAGCTATCGATGCAACTAAAGCTGAAATTAAAGCTGCTGTTGCTAAGCTATTTGAAGTTGAAGTTGAGTCAGTTCGCACTTTAGTGAGCAAAGGCAAAACTAAACGCACTGGTGGCCGTACTGGTCGTCGTAGCGATTGGAAAAAAGCCTACGTTACTTTAGCTGCAGGTGCTGACATCGATTTCGTCGGCGGCGCTGAGTAA
- the rplX gene encoding 50S ribosomal protein L24 encodes MAAKIRRQDEVIVLAGKDKGKRAKVAQVLPTGKLIVEGINLVKKHQKPNPQLGVAGGIVEKEAPIQASNVAIFNPVTGKADRVGFRFEDGKKVRFFKSNSELVK; translated from the coding sequence ATGGCAGCTAAAATCCGTCGTCAAGACGAAGTAATCGTATTAGCAGGTAAAGACAAGGGCAAGCGTGCTAAAGTTGCTCAAGTATTACCTACTGGTAAGTTAATTGTTGAAGGCATCAATCTTGTCAAGAAACACCAAAAGCCAAACCCACAACTGGGTGTAGCCGGTGGTATTGTTGAGAAAGAAGCACCGATTCAAGCATCAAATGTTGCGATCTTTAACCCTGTCACAGGCAAGGCGGATCGTGTTGGTTTCCGATTTGAAGACGGCAAAAAAGTTCGTTTCTTTAAATCGAACAGTGAACTCGTTAAGTAA
- the rplE gene encoding 50S ribosomal protein L5 — protein sequence MAKLHDKYQETVVAELTQKFGYTSVMQVPRIEKITLNMGVGEAVADKKVMEHAVRDMTAIAGQKPVVTVARKSVAGFKIREGYPIGCKVTLRGERMWEFLERLVDIAIPRIRDFRGLSAKAFDGRGNYAMGVREQIIFPEIDYDKIDKIRGMDIVITTSAKTDEEGRALLDAFNFPFKK from the coding sequence ATGGCGAAACTGCATGATAAATATCAAGAGACTGTTGTCGCTGAACTGACTCAAAAGTTCGGTTATACCAGTGTCATGCAAGTCCCTCGGATTGAGAAAATCACCCTGAACATGGGTGTTGGCGAAGCCGTTGCAGATAAAAAAGTTATGGAACATGCTGTTCGTGACATGACTGCAATTGCTGGTCAAAAACCAGTAGTAACTGTTGCTCGTAAATCAGTTGCTGGTTTTAAAATCCGTGAAGGCTACCCTATTGGCTGTAAAGTGACCCTGCGCGGTGAGCGTATGTGGGAATTCTTAGAGCGTTTAGTTGACATCGCAATCCCACGTATCCGTGACTTCCGTGGTCTGAGCGCTAAAGCGTTCGACGGCCGTGGTAACTACGCGATGGGCGTGCGTGAGCAGATCATTTTCCCAGAGATCGATTACGATAAAATCGATAAAATTCGCGGTATGGATATTGTTATCACTACCTCTGCGAAGACTGATGAAGAAGGTCGTGCTTTGTTAGACGCTTTTAACTTCCCATTCAAGAAATAA